The following proteins are co-located in the Bacteroidota bacterium genome:
- a CDS encoding translocation/assembly module TamB domain-containing protein, with amino-acid sequence MAEEQRIGSKIIKKTGRWLLRLVIFLLVLLTATYFLIQLPAVQTWLAQRAAGWLSDELQTKVEVKGVNIRFFTKAVLEGIYVEDQHGDTILHAEELVADVRRFSYENRQLALRDIALKNAHIKLKKYPNERGLSYRFILMHFKSTGPKKQKSKSPWDVQLGGITLDNVRMEYIDLRDTIDDPGMDFENIRITGMSAHFGDIKPQGDSVQLHLDYLRAKERSGFVLKEFNADLTLSEEYAHFRKLHILTPESGIHGDLKFVYDSIEAIEDDFIHLVRMQGHLDSTTVEMADVAYFGHDLLGIRERVKVSGDVSGTVEHLRCKNIRLEFGRSSVIAGNFSFNGLPDIETTDMNFRIRELRTSYYDLGSLPYPPFPQGDSLLPHLPAEMARLGSIYFSGIYEGFLTEFVAHGNFNTSLGKLNLENLAMSQSDSASLFVYHGRVAAEGFDFGTLLDVPGLGAVTGVVDVDGKGFSTDEVDAKVNGQLAAVQFEKYNYRNIAIENGHLYHGTYDVGQLEMRDPNAGLSFSGKVNFSGVVPVMDFTADIDSANLGALGFLDTTSQHILTTGLEMRLKGNNIDNITGTIGIQQLDYIRDGEQYSFNQLTLNAQNFEDSTRTIALESDIATATIKGKFQLLELQATVKNLLSDYLPSYFPPPLPPDPKKRQKQATDQQFTYYLTFNQNTRPVEVLAPGLIIKPGTFLKGSFDTRKRRMEGLLDSDGIAWKSTRFEGLHSISFSNSGRRGELNGRINRVALSDSVGLSNVVLKTTASNDSLLSRLDWNNQSALRNEGKVLLLTRFFGGSALSMQFLNAALWLNDSLWQVATGNQVRIDSSRISFTNLRFSSGQQLIGLNGTVSEHPTDQLQVSLNRFNLHHINYFTQTSGVTFKGFISGQTTLAELYGTPIFTSNTEFADLYINGQKIGQGEVDAVWDKPRNAVYMHGEFSRGIVSPETNTLVKNILFEGYYYPQRTGSNLDVDLSLYGIELAVLQPLLKDFCSRLIGSIGGKIHVGGTLNHPEFNGDADVWIKKATIDYLGIDVKAAEQKIFIESNSFYFNDYQVADPYGNKAKIYGHLYHDNFTRFQFDMDFALNKFLVMRTTEKDNELYYGTVFATGYMNIFGFVDEKITISITAQTESIDNNGSRIRSVFNIPMNYASEVGENDFVYFNNDTVAVQKSQANQFKSNGIELLLNIEATEDADVNVIFDDKVGDKINATGTGNLEMHVSEQGDFTMQGQYQVSSGEYLFTLKNIIYAHFNLSPGGTISWSGNPEQAIIDADAVYKANASVEPFFPLDSINPAYKKTYPVEVVMHLDSNLMNPLIGFDIELPTADQNIRETVKSFTQVELERNKQVLSLLVLNSFITPQEFRDGASSSNLAGSTGTTVLSNFVSGTLNNWLAQISDDFSFQFKYRPNDDVSPGELKLYMQTAILNNRVTIDGNFGRQEQTQSSVSNVQWVGDLNVEYKVTDDGKVRLRAFNRSNDNTLLNASAPFTQGVGVFYREDFNSFSELMQRYKNYLVEDKKRREDPKLPVQPPAPDSTRKDSVPGPR; translated from the coding sequence ATGGCTGAAGAACAGCGTATCGGTAGCAAAATTATCAAAAAGACGGGGCGCTGGCTGCTCAGGCTGGTGATCTTCTTATTGGTATTGCTTACCGCCACGTATTTTCTCATTCAGCTTCCTGCGGTACAAACCTGGCTGGCTCAGCGCGCAGCCGGCTGGCTTTCCGACGAACTTCAAACAAAAGTGGAGGTAAAGGGCGTAAACATCCGCTTTTTCACCAAAGCCGTGCTCGAAGGTATTTATGTGGAAGACCAGCATGGTGATACGATTCTGCACGCCGAAGAACTGGTGGCCGATGTACGCCGCTTCAGCTACGAAAACCGTCAGCTCGCATTGCGTGATATCGCGTTAAAAAACGCGCATATCAAACTCAAAAAATATCCCAATGAACGTGGCCTCAGCTACCGCTTCATTCTGATGCATTTCAAATCAACCGGGCCAAAAAAGCAAAAGTCAAAATCGCCGTGGGATGTGCAGCTGGGCGGAATTACACTCGATAATGTGCGCATGGAGTATATCGACCTGCGTGATACGATTGATGATCCGGGAATGGATTTTGAAAATATCCGCATTACCGGAATGAGCGCACATTTTGGCGATATAAAACCGCAGGGCGATTCGGTACAGCTGCATCTCGATTATCTCCGTGCAAAAGAACGAAGCGGTTTTGTGCTGAAAGAATTCAATGCCGATCTTACGCTTTCGGAAGAATATGCGCATTTCCGCAAACTACATATTCTCACCCCCGAATCGGGCATACACGGTGATCTGAAATTTGTGTACGACAGTATTGAAGCCATTGAAGATGATTTCATTCACCTTGTACGCATGCAGGGGCATCTCGACAGCACAACGGTTGAAATGGCGGATGTGGCCTATTTCGGGCACGACTTGCTGGGTATCCGTGAGCGGGTGAAAGTAAGCGGCGATGTAAGCGGTACGGTTGAACATTTGCGCTGCAAAAACATCCGCCTTGAGTTTGGGCGCAGCTCGGTAATTGCCGGCAATTTCAGTTTCAACGGTCTGCCCGATATTGAAACAACCGATATGAACTTCCGCATCAGGGAACTGCGCACCAGTTATTACGATCTGGGGAGTTTGCCGTATCCGCCTTTCCCGCAAGGTGATTCACTGCTGCCTCATTTGCCTGCTGAAATGGCCCGTTTGGGAAGTATTTACTTTAGTGGCATTTACGAAGGCTTTCTCACTGAGTTTGTGGCGCATGGCAATTTCAATACCTCGCTGGGCAAACTCAATCTCGAAAACTTAGCCATGTCGCAGTCTGATTCGGCTTCGTTGTTTGTGTATCACGGACGGGTGGCAGCAGAGGGTTTTGACTTTGGTACTTTGCTCGATGTGCCCGGTTTGGGTGCAGTTACAGGGGTGGTAGATGTGGATGGTAAAGGTTTCAGTACCGATGAGGTGGATGCCAAAGTAAACGGACAGCTTGCAGCAGTACAGTTTGAAAAATACAATTACCGGAATATTGCTATCGAAAACGGCCATCTTTATCACGGCACTTACGATGTGGGGCAGCTCGAAATGAGGGATCCCAATGCCGGACTTTCGTTTTCGGGGAAGGTGAATTTTTCGGGAGTTGTACCTGTAATGGATTTTACGGCTGATATTGATTCGGCCAACCTCGGTGCGCTGGGCTTTCTGGATACCACCAGTCAGCATATTCTTACCACCGGTCTTGAAATGCGTTTAAAGGGTAATAACATCGATAACATTACCGGCACAATAGGCATTCAGCAGCTTGACTACATACGCGATGGGGAGCAGTACTCGTTTAATCAGCTCACACTCAATGCGCAGAATTTCGAAGACAGCACGCGCACCATTGCGCTGGAGTCAGATATTGCCACAGCTACCATCAAAGGTAAATTTCAATTGCTCGAACTGCAGGCTACCGTAAAAAATCTTTTGTCGGATTATCTGCCTTCCTATTTCCCGCCACCGCTGCCGCCCGATCCGAAGAAGAGGCAAAAGCAGGCGACTGACCAGCAGTTTACGTATTACCTCACCTTTAACCAGAACACACGCCCGGTAGAAGTGCTTGCGCCGGGGCTGATAATTAAGCCCGGCACATTTCTCAAAGGAAGTTTTGATACCCGTAAACGCAGAATGGAAGGCTTGCTTGATTCTGACGGCATTGCCTGGAAAAGCACACGTTTTGAAGGCCTGCACAGTATCTCGTTTTCCAACTCCGGCCGACGGGGCGAATTAAACGGCCGCATAAACCGCGTTGCACTGAGTGATTCGGTAGGGCTTAGCAATGTGGTGCTCAAAACCACGGCCTCCAACGATTCGCTGCTTTCGCGGCTCGACTGGAACAATCAAAGCGCATTGCGCAACGAAGGAAAAGTACTTTTACTTACCCGCTTTTTTGGCGGCAGTGCGCTCAGTATGCAGTTTCTCAATGCCGCACTCTGGCTCAATGACTCGCTCTGGCAGGTAGCCACGGGTAACCAAGTGCGCATCGATTCGAGCCGCATCAGCTTTACCAATCTCCGCTTCAGTTCGGGGCAGCAGCTCATTGGTCTGAACGGCACGGTGTCTGAACATCCGACTGATCAGCTGCAGGTAAGTCTCAACCGCTTCAACCTGCATCATATTAATTACTTCACGCAAACCTCCGGTGTTACTTTCAAAGGTTTCATCAGCGGACAAACCACCCTTGCCGAACTCTACGGTACTCCCATATTTACCAGCAACACCGAGTTTGCCGATTTATACATAAACGGCCAGAAAATAGGGCAGGGCGAGGTGGATGCCGTGTGGGATAAACCACGGAATGCCGTGTACATGCACGGCGAGTTTTCGCGCGGAATAGTTAGTCCTGAAACCAATACGCTGGTAAAAAATATTCTTTTCGAAGGTTATTACTATCCGCAACGCACCGGCAGCAATCTCGATGTGGACCTTAGTTTGTATGGCATTGAACTGGCTGTATTGCAGCCCCTGCTCAAAGATTTCTGCAGCCGTTTAATTGGCTCCATTGGTGGAAAAATACACGTGGGCGGCACACTCAATCATCCCGAATTTAACGGTGATGCCGATGTGTGGATTAAAAAAGCCACCATTGATTATCTCGGTATTGATGTAAAAGCCGCCGAACAGAAAATATTCATCGAATCAAATTCATTTTATTTCAACGATTATCAGGTAGCTGATCCGTATGGCAACAAAGCCAAGATATACGGCCACCTTTATCACGATAACTTTACACGGTTTCAGTTTGACATGGACTTTGCGCTCAACAAATTTCTGGTGATGCGCACTACTGAAAAAGATAATGAACTGTACTACGGGACCGTGTTTGCGACGGGCTACATGAATATTTTTGGTTTTGTAGATGAGAAAATAACGATCAGTATTACCGCACAAACCGAAAGCATCGACAACAACGGATCACGCATCCGCTCGGTATTTAATATTCCGATGAACTATGCTTCGGAAGTAGGTGAAAACGATTTTGTGTATTTCAACAACGATACGGTTGCGGTACAAAAATCACAGGCCAACCAGTTTAAAAGCAATGGCATCGAACTTTTGCTGAATATCGAAGCCACAGAAGATGCGGATGTAAATGTAATTTTTGACGATAAGGTAGGCGATAAAATTAATGCTACCGGAACCGGTAACCTTGAAATGCATGTAAGCGAACAGGGCGATTTTACCATGCAGGGGCAGTATCAGGTGAGCAGCGGTGAATATTTGTTTACCCTGAAAAATATTATCTATGCGCACTTTAATTTATCGCCCGGCGGCACCATAAGCTGGAGTGGTAATCCCGAACAGGCCATTATTGATGCCGATGCTGTTTACAAAGCCAATGCTTCGGTGGAACCATTTTTCCCGCTCGATTCCATTAACCCCGCCTATAAAAAAACATACCCGGTAGAAGTGGTCATGCACCTTGACAGTAACCTGATGAACCCGCTCATCGGATTTGATATTGAACTGCCCACAGCCGATCAGAACATACGCGAAACAGTGAAGAGTTTTACTCAGGTTGAACTTGAGCGAAACAAGCAGGTACTTTCGTTGCTGGTGCTCAATAGTTTCATTACACCGCAGGAATTCCGCGATGGTGCATCAAGCAGCAACCTGGCAGGCAGCACCGGCACAACTGTACTTTCCAACTTCGTGTCAGGTACGCTGAACAACTGGCTGGCACAAATAAGCGATGATTTCTCCTTTCAGTTTAAATACCGGCCCAATGACGATGTAAGTCCGGGTGAACTTAAGCTGTATATGCAAACCGCTATTCTCAACAACCGCGTTACCATCGACGGGAACTTCGGGCGGCAGGAACAAACGCAGTCGTCGGTTAGCAACGTGCAATGGGTGGGTGATTTGAACGTAGAGTATAAAGTAACCGACGACGGCAAGGTGCGTTTGCGTGCATTCAACCGTTCAAACGATAATACATTGCTCAACGCATCGGCTCCGTTTACACAGGGAGTGGGTGTGTTTTACCGCGAGGACTTCAACAGCTTTTCAGAACTCATGCAGCGATACAAAAACTATCTTGTTGAAGACAAGAAGCGCCGTGAAGATCCGAAACTTCCTGTTCAGCCTCCGGCACCTGATTCTACCCGAAAAGACTCTGTGCCCGGGCCCCGTTAA
- the yidC gene encoding membrane protein insertase YidC → MDRKSLIGFGIIAVILTAWMTWTSSQNQKEAELKKKFNDSVARVEAAKKAEADKKAARVNDSLKKLVVADTTLNADSLRQVQEMQRWGMFSGAAKGDNKPVVIENEKMRVFIYPKGGRIGSVELKGYQTYKQKQNKSADHLRLFTNDSTRFGLNFFDNNRRRVTTDSLYFTASGSNFSVSGKDSKSVSFRLTADGSPDTYIEYKYSLAGNSDLVNCTVNVMNAGKMMGKDQKDVMLTWAMHTPSQEKNIDNQKQVSSLYYQIDGDKDVENLSMAESEIQTPTGDLKWVAFKQQYFTSVLIADSRFSSGSTFGISVPAENAEGYVKGMAVETPIPIAENGSTSFPMKFYFGTTNYKALKSYNLGLEKQVDLGFSLFGWLNKYAIMPIFGWLSGLSSNYGIIILLLTIIVKLVLFPIAYKSFLSSAKMRVLKPEIDEINEKFKDGDPMKKQQETMALYRKAGVNPMAGCIPLLLQLPILFALLRFFPTVFELRQSEFLWAEDLSTYDSIFDFGFKVPFYGDHVSLFAILMTASTLLYTWMNQQMLSTGNQLPGMKWLMYLMPVMFLGFLNSASAALSYYYFLSNMITFLQMFLMRRFVDEGAIRAKIEENKKKPVKKSGLMQRLEAAQRERAKQIQQGNNNKKK, encoded by the coding sequence ATGGATCGTAAATCACTTATCGGCTTTGGCATTATTGCGGTAATTCTTACTGCGTGGATGACCTGGACCAGCTCCCAAAATCAGAAGGAAGCCGAATTAAAGAAAAAGTTCAACGACTCGGTAGCCCGCGTGGAAGCAGCCAAAAAGGCCGAAGCCGATAAAAAGGCCGCACGCGTAAACGACAGCCTCAAAAAACTGGTGGTTGCCGATACCACGCTAAATGCCGACTCGCTCAGGCAGGTGCAGGAAATGCAGCGCTGGGGCATGTTCAGCGGAGCTGCCAAAGGCGACAACAAACCGGTGGTAATTGAAAACGAGAAAATGCGCGTGTTCATTTATCCCAAAGGCGGACGCATCGGCTCGGTTGAACTGAAAGGCTACCAGACTTACAAACAGAAGCAAAACAAATCAGCAGATCACCTGCGTTTGTTTACGAACGATTCCACACGTTTCGGCCTGAACTTTTTCGATAACAACCGCCGCCGTGTAACCACCGATTCGCTTTACTTCACCGCCAGCGGAAGCAATTTCAGCGTGAGCGGCAAAGACTCAAAATCAGTATCCTTCCGCCTCACCGCCGATGGCAGCCCCGATACCTATATTGAATACAAATACTCGCTTGCAGGCAACAGTGATCTGGTTAACTGCACGGTTAACGTAATGAATGCGGGTAAAATGATGGGCAAAGACCAGAAAGATGTAATGCTTACCTGGGCCATGCACACACCTTCGCAGGAAAAGAACATTGATAACCAGAAGCAGGTTTCTTCACTCTACTATCAGATTGATGGCGATAAGGATGTGGAGAACCTGAGCATGGCCGAAAGCGAAATACAAACACCCACCGGCGATTTGAAATGGGTGGCTTTCAAACAGCAGTACTTCACCTCTGTCCTCATTGCCGATTCGCGTTTTTCAAGCGGTTCTACATTCGGCATCAGCGTACCGGCCGAAAATGCCGAAGGCTATGTAAAAGGTATGGCGGTGGAAACCCCCATTCCCATTGCCGAAAACGGCAGCACTTCATTCCCCATGAAGTTCTACTTCGGCACCACCAATTACAAAGCACTCAAGTCGTACAACCTCGGCCTCGAAAAACAGGTTGATCTTGGCTTCAGCCTGTTTGGCTGGCTCAACAAATACGCCATTATGCCCATTTTCGGCTGGCTTTCGGGGCTGAGCAGCAACTACGGAATCATTATTCTGCTGCTTACCATTATTGTAAAGCTGGTGCTTTTCCCGATTGCTTACAAATCGTTCCTCTCCTCAGCCAAAATGCGTGTGCTGAAGCCTGAGATTGACGAAATCAACGAGAAATTCAAAGACGGCGACCCGATGAAAAAGCAGCAGGAAACCATGGCACTCTACCGCAAGGCCGGAGTAAATCCCATGGCAGGCTGCATTCCGCTGCTGCTGCAACTGCCCATTCTCTTTGCACTGCTCCGTTTCTTTCCCACCGTATTTGAACTCCGCCAGTCGGAATTCCTCTGGGCCGAAGACCTTTCAACTTATGATTCGATTTTTGATTTCGGATTCAAAGTTCCGTTCTATGGCGATCACGTGAGCCTGTTTGCCATTTTAATGACCGCTTCTACCCTGCTCTATACCTGGATGAACCAGCAGATGCTGTCAACCGGCAATCAGCTTCCGGGCATGAAATGGCTTATGTACCTCATGCCGGTTATGTTCCTCGGCTTCCTCAACTCGGCCTCAGCGGCGCTCAGCTATTACTACTTCCTGAGCAACATGATTACCTTCCTGCAAATGTTCCTGATGCGCAGGTTTGTGGATGAAGGAGCTATACGGGCAAAAATTGAGGAGAACAAGAAAAAACCGGTCAAGAAATCGGGCCTCATGCAACGCCTTGAAGCAGCCCAGCGCGAACGGGCCAAGCAGATTCAGCAAGGCAACAACAATAAAAAGAAATAA
- a CDS encoding M13 family metallopeptidase, protein MSKILSRSLMPLAGAGILALAMTVSVNKAIDPQLLDKRVRPQDDFFEYVNGLWIRSNPIPATEVRWGNFNVLNERSQKALRDICEGAAASQPKPGTDMQRIGDFYASGMDSVQVEKMGFSPLKPELAMIDALKDKKGITDLMAEMHLLQVGAGFGYFVMADQKNSNQNAPYLSQSGLGLPDRDYYSAPEMKELADAYKAHINAMFALMGDDKKMAQENAEMVFALESKLAEKSMTAVEQRDPDKLYNKMTQAELNDLCPNFNFAQYFEKMGTPSPGDMIVMQPDFMKGFNALMDSEPIEAWRAYFRWQLVHSVAGKLHSDVVNEHFKFYGTMMSGQRRLQPRWKRVLASTEGALGEAMGKIYVEKNFSSQARDRVNEMVDNLTEAYKERIKTRPWMSEQTKGEALKKLSTIMRKLGYPDKWRDYSGLDVTRESYVRNYLNSNKFDAKYLLSRINQPVDKTEWGMTPATINAYYNPAFNEIVFPAAIMQAPFFDPDADDAVNYGAMGAVIGHELTHGFDDEGSKYDSEGNLRDWWTADDRKAFEIRAKVLIDQFNSFVAIDSLKLTVNGQLTLGENIADLGGLTISYAAYQRSLKGKTPAKIDGFTGAQRFFISWAQAWRGSMRPKALMNMVKTDPHAPQRFRVIGPLSNMKEFYDAFGVKAADKMYRKPEERAEIW, encoded by the coding sequence ATGAGCAAAATTCTTTCTCGCAGTTTGATGCCGCTGGCAGGTGCCGGTATTCTGGCGCTGGCCATGACTGTGTCTGTAAACAAAGCTATTGATCCGCAATTGCTTGATAAACGGGTACGTCCGCAAGACGACTTTTTCGAGTATGTAAACGGTTTATGGATTCGCAGCAACCCGATTCCGGCCACTGAAGTACGCTGGGGCAATTTCAACGTACTGAATGAGCGCAGCCAGAAGGCACTGCGTGATATCTGCGAAGGAGCCGCCGCCAGTCAGCCCAAGCCCGGAACAGACATGCAGCGCATCGGCGATTTTTATGCTTCGGGCATGGACTCTGTGCAGGTGGAAAAAATGGGCTTTTCGCCGCTCAAGCCTGAATTGGCAATGATTGATGCGCTGAAAGATAAAAAAGGCATTACCGATCTCATGGCCGAAATGCACCTGCTGCAGGTGGGCGCCGGCTTTGGCTATTTTGTAATGGCCGATCAGAAAAACAGCAACCAGAATGCACCTTACCTCTCACAGTCTGGTCTTGGGCTGCCCGACCGTGATTATTATTCGGCTCCTGAAATGAAGGAACTGGCTGATGCTTACAAAGCACACATAAATGCCATGTTCGCACTCATGGGCGATGATAAAAAAATGGCGCAGGAAAACGCCGAAATGGTTTTCGCCCTCGAATCAAAACTGGCTGAAAAGTCGATGACAGCCGTGGAGCAGCGCGATCCTGATAAACTGTACAACAAAATGACACAGGCCGAGCTGAATGACCTTTGTCCGAATTTCAATTTTGCGCAATATTTCGAGAAAATGGGCACACCCTCGCCCGGCGATATGATTGTGATGCAGCCTGATTTTATGAAAGGTTTCAATGCCCTGATGGACAGCGAACCGATTGAAGCCTGGCGCGCCTATTTCCGTTGGCAGCTTGTGCACTCTGTAGCCGGTAAACTGCACAGCGATGTGGTAAACGAGCACTTCAAATTTTATGGCACCATGATGAGCGGCCAGCGTCGTTTACAGCCCCGCTGGAAACGTGTGCTTGCCTCTACCGAAGGGGCGCTGGGCGAAGCAATGGGTAAAATTTATGTCGAGAAAAACTTCAGCTCACAAGCCCGCGACCGTGTAAACGAAATGGTTGACAACCTCACCGAAGCCTACAAGGAACGTATCAAAACACGCCCGTGGATGAGCGAACAAACCAAAGGCGAGGCACTGAAAAAACTCAGTACCATTATGCGCAAGCTCGGCTACCCCGACAAATGGCGCGATTACAGCGGACTTGATGTAACCCGTGAATCGTATGTGCGCAACTACCTGAACTCAAATAAATTTGATGCAAAGTATCTCCTCTCGCGCATTAACCAGCCGGTTGACAAAACCGAGTGGGGCATGACACCTGCGACCATTAATGCCTACTACAATCCGGCATTTAACGAAATCGTATTCCCTGCGGCCATTATGCAGGCCCCGTTCTTCGATCCGGATGCGGATGATGCCGTGAACTACGGTGCAATGGGCGCTGTAATTGGTCACGAGCTTACACATGGTTTTGATGACGAAGGTTCGAAATATGACTCGGAAGGCAACCTGCGCGACTGGTGGACAGCCGACGACCGCAAGGCGTTTGAAATCCGCGCTAAAGTGCTGATCGATCAGTTCAACAGTTTTGTAGCTATCGACTCATTGAAGCTTACTGTAAACGGACAGCTTACACTTGGCGAAAACATTGCTGATTTGGGCGGTCTTACCATTTCGTATGCGGCCTATCAGCGTTCGCTGAAAGGTAAAACGCCGGCCAAGATCGACGGTTTTACCGGTGCGCAGCGTTTCTTTATTTCATGGGCACAGGCCTGGCGCGGAAGCATGCGCCCGAAAGCGTTGATGAACATGGTAAAAACCGATCCGCATGCACCGCAGCGTTTCCGCGTAATCGGGCCGCTTTCAAACATGAAGGAGTTTTACGATGCATTTGGTGTAAAAGCCGCCGATAAAATGTATCGCAAACCTGAGGAACGCGCCGAAATCTGGTAA
- a CDS encoding amidinotransferase, translated as MVRPASFGFNTETAASNHYQQAAAATANVQQQALAEFDAFVALLQQHDIPVKVWHDDTSAIRPDAIFPNNWFSTHPNGSLALYPMEAPNRRAERRHDIISWLQTDFKYHTVYNLTTHERAGRYLEGTGSVLFDFANGLAWASFSSRTHADVLIELCEKLCLLPVVFKAVDANNRPVYHTNVIMALHPALAIICTDATADAADKTTVERMLQKTGRQLLRITHEQVTAFAGNALFVKNRAGKDFVVISKTGWMALSPAQQEQLAKVATPLTPDIRTIEQTGGGSARCMLAEIYPC; from the coding sequence ATGGTCCGGCCGGCAAGTTTTGGATTCAACACCGAAACCGCTGCCAGCAACCATTACCAGCAGGCAGCAGCAGCCACGGCAAATGTACAGCAACAGGCACTGGCAGAGTTTGATGCTTTTGTGGCCTTGCTGCAACAGCACGATATTCCGGTAAAGGTGTGGCATGATGATACCTCCGCAATCCGTCCTGACGCTATTTTCCCCAACAACTGGTTCTCCACGCACCCAAACGGCTCGCTGGCGCTTTATCCGATGGAAGCCCCCAACCGCCGCGCCGAACGTAGGCATGATATCATTAGCTGGTTGCAGACTGATTTTAAGTACCACACCGTTTACAACTTAACCACACACGAACGCGCAGGCCGTTATCTGGAAGGAACCGGAAGTGTGCTGTTTGATTTTGCCAACGGCCTGGCCTGGGCCTCGTTTTCGAGCCGCACACATGCCGATGTGCTGATTGAACTATGCGAGAAACTGTGCCTGCTTCCTGTGGTGTTTAAAGCCGTTGATGCAAACAATCGTCCGGTATATCATACCAATGTAATTATGGCATTGCACCCTGCACTGGCCATTATCTGCACCGATGCCACTGCCGATGCGGCCGATAAAACAACTGTGGAACGTATGCTTCAAAAAACCGGCAGGCAGCTTCTTCGCATTACCCATGAACAGGTGACCGCATTTGCCGGCAATGCACTTTTTGTGAAAAACCGTGCAGGTAAAGACTTTGTGGTAATTTCTAAAACCGGCTGGATGGCGCTTTCTCCTGCACAACAGGAACAACTTGCAAAAGTGGCCACACCCCTTACTCCCGATATCCGCACCATTGAACAAACCGGCGGAGGCAGCGCACGCTGCATGCTGGCCGAAATTTATCCCTGCTGA
- a CDS encoding T9SS type A sorting domain-containing protein produces the protein MKKFLLLFALSICSFLHSQTITTYYIIPPVSGCDGVWAIDANQVLCGQTYIFTPTLCASFSGQVADTMYLALCSQPCSLMVMGPNGPCGFCGTPLTTGQQEAPSPVFTTYPNPATAQSGYTIVTSGPAQEVKAEIISLAGQTVATFTESALTGKVVLDTSQLATGTYLVRIAVDNAPPVLQKMVLL, from the coding sequence ATGAAAAAATTTTTACTCCTCTTCGCCTTGTCGATTTGCAGCTTCCTGCATAGTCAAACAATTACTACTTATTATATTATTCCGCCGGTTTCGGGCTGCGACGGGGTTTGGGCAATTGATGCCAATCAGGTATTATGCGGACAGACGTATATTTTTACACCCACATTGTGTGCCTCTTTTTCCGGGCAGGTAGCTGATACCATGTATCTTGCACTTTGCTCACAGCCGTGCTCGCTTATGGTAATGGGCCCTAACGGCCCTTGCGGATTTTGCGGCACACCGCTTACCACCGGACAGCAGGAAGCTCCTTCACCTGTATTTACAACCTATCCCAATCCGGCTACTGCGCAAAGCGGTTATACCATTGTTACATCGGGACCGGCGCAGGAAGTGAAGGCTGAAATTATTTCGCTGGCGGGACAAACCGTAGCCACTTTTACAGAATCAGCTCTAACAGGCAAAGTGGTGTTAGACACTTCGCAGCTGGCTACAGGCACTTACCTTGTGCGAATTGCAGTTGATAATGCGCCGCCGGTGTTGCAGAAAATGGTTTTGCTGTAA
- a CDS encoding M15 family metallopeptidase has product MFRLAPWCFLLFAAACSENAPPQQPVNSGRIITPDTLVQIDTPVVSDSSLIISRISAERDSLASLPLLSAGLVNIQQIAPEVLVELKYSTTDNFLGFDVYGDLNTAFLQPDVAAKLAAAQKALAQLHPGYRLLVYDAARPLGIQQKMWDTLRHRPLDRSKYVSNPANGGSLHNYGAAVDLTIADSLGLPLDMGSPYDFFGIESHPAHEAELLAAGKLTEAQIENRKLLRRVMRSAGFFGITSEWWHFNSCTRAVAQEKYVLLW; this is encoded by the coding sequence ATGTTCAGGCTTGCCCCGTGGTGCTTTCTTTTATTTGCTGCTGCATGCAGCGAAAATGCGCCGCCACAACAGCCTGTCAATTCCGGGCGCATCATTACACCCGATACGCTTGTGCAAATTGATACACCGGTTGTATCTGACAGCAGCCTGATAATTTCCCGCATTTCGGCAGAGCGCGACAGTCTTGCATCGTTGCCTTTGCTTAGTGCCGGGCTGGTTAACATTCAGCAAATTGCGCCCGAAGTTCTGGTTGAATTGAAGTATTCTACCACCGACAATTTCCTCGGCTTCGATGTATATGGCGATTTGAACACGGCCTTTCTTCAGCCCGATGTGGCCGCCAAGCTGGCCGCCGCGCAAAAAGCACTTGCTCAATTGCATCCCGGCTACAGGCTGCTGGTGTACGATGCGGCACGACCGCTTGGCATACAGCAAAAAATGTGGGATACCCTGCGCCACCGCCCGCTCGACCGCTCAAAATATGTATCCAATCCGGCCAATGGCGGCTCATTGCACAACTACGGCGCAGCGGTAGATCTTACCATCGCCGACAGCCTCGGCCTTCCGCTCGACATGGGCAGTCCGTATGATTTTTTCGGCATTGAGTCGCATCCTGCACATGAGGCCGAGCTGCTGGCCGCCGGCAAACTCACCGAAGCACAAATTGAAAACCGTAAACTTCTGCGCCGTGTAATGCGCAGTGCCGGATTTTTTGGAATTACATCGGAATGGTGGCACTTTAATTCGTGCACACGTGCAGTGGCGCAGGAAAAGTATGTTTTATTGTGGTAA